The following proteins are encoded in a genomic region of Oryza brachyantha chromosome 11, ObraRS2, whole genome shotgun sequence:
- the LOC102722540 gene encoding uncharacterized protein LOC102722540: MGRLLFIPLLACFFSTLLLGQVRSATLMKVSTTPIFPTIPRDRSNDDFQVLLRVEAPPAADGHIPIDVVAVLDVSGSMNFPAAPAKKNQASRLDVLKTAMKFVIRKLHSEDRLSIVAFNDKPVKEYSTDGFLEISGQGRSTAGNKVDKLQAGGGTDILSGLVEANKILDARANKSRIGFIVLLTDGNSSTPIHGAVSNYPVHTFGLCTEHEPEPLFKIAKQSGGTYSFVDDDNLDKITSALALCAGGLNSVVAVGTHLVLKASNGVKIVKIISGGYANSFQETTGKITIGALYAGEVKNFIVHLRVPVDAESAAGAGNGLCCNQRELLVASLESQSIEVASDVLIVERPAAATAVLPKLPSSIVVNHIFRFKVVKMVETFIEKEILSFTSPVGDLRAKLLVKWEELVQVHQFWVGLELEGVHGEIHAVANTLQTTTQGLTGGAVRPSSVAAYIFSWLSSYQMQRPTAMGSAGKVVDTFVTLQMHLTLQASVTFLSGDTGSSPSPAADIKCEYSCVEKMPPAKHLFVASGHGDNSFHFNPDFQGIVSLDDINEFMSKIYQGMVIANNLKQCNSSRAVA; encoded by the exons ATGGGGCGGCTCTTGTTCATTCCTCTGTTGGCATGCTTCTTCTCCACGTTATTGCTCGGACAG GTGAGGAGTGCAACCCTGATGAAAGTGAGCACCACACCGATCTTCCCCACAATCCCCAGGGATCGCAGCAACGACGACTTCCAGGTGCTACTGCGCGTCGAGGCGCCACCGGCTGCCGACGGCCATATCCCCATCGACGTCGTCGCGGTGCTTGATGTCAGCGGTAGCATGAATTTTCCGGCAGCGCCGGCGAAGAAGAATCAGGCGTCCAGACTGGATGTGCTCAAGACGGCAATGAAGTTTGTCATCAGGAAGCTTCATAGCGAAGACCGCCTCTCCATCGTGGCATTTAATGATAAACCTGTCAAAGAATATAGCACTGATGGTTTCTTGGAGATTTCCGGTCAAGGCCGGAGCACTGCCGGAAATAAAGTTGACAAGCTTCAGGCCGGCGGTGGCACTGATATTTTGTCAGGTTTGGTGGAGGCCAACAAG ATACTGGATGCGCGGGCAAACAAAAGCCGAATAGGGTTCATCGTCCTCCTCACGGACGGCAACAGCTCGACGCCCATCCATGGCGCCGTCAGCAACTACCCCGTGCACACCTTCGGCCTGTGCACGGAGCACGAACCGGAGCCGCTGTTCAAGATCGCAAAACAATCAGGCGGCACCTACTCCTTCGTTGACGATGACAACCTGGACAAGATCACCTCCGCCCTCGCGCTGTGCGCCGGCGGGCTCAACTCCGTCGTTGCCGTCGGCACGCACCTCGTCCTCAAGGCGTCCAACGGTGTGAAGATAGTCAAGATCATCTCCGGGGGTTACGCGAACTCCTTCCAAGAGACCACAGGCAAGATCACCATCGGCGCCCTCTACGCCGGCGAGGTGAAGAACTTCATCGTCCATCTACGCGTGCCTGTCGATGCTGAGTCTGCGGCTGGGGCTGGGAATGGTCTCTGCTGCAACCAGCGAGAGCTGCTCGTCGCCAGCCTAGAAAGCCAGTCCATCGAGGTAGCTAGCGATGTGTTGATCGTGGaaaggccggcggcggccaccgccgtgCTGCCCAAGCTCCCGTCCTCCATTGTCGTCAACCATATCTTCCGGTTCAAAGTGGTGAAGATGGTCGAGACCTTCATCGAAAAGGAAATCCTAAGTTTCACGTCGCCGGTCGGAGACCTGCGAGCGAAGCTGCTGGTAAAGTGGGAGGAGCTCGTGCAGGTCCACCAGTTCTGGGTTGGCCTCGAGCTGGAAGGCGTCCATGGCGAGATCCACGCGGTGGCGAACACCCTGCAGACGACGACGCAGGGCCTCACCGGAGGCGCCGTCCGGCCGTCGTCGGTGGCCGCGTATATATTCTCATGGCTGTCGAGCTACCAGATGCagcggccgacggcgatggGGTCGGCAGGCAAGGTGGTGGACACGTTCGTGACGCTGCAGATGCATCTGACGCTGCAGGCGTCTGTCACGTTCCTGAGCGGTGACACCGGTTCatccccgtcgccggcggccgacaTCAAGTGCGAGTACAGCTGCGTGGAGAAGATGCCGCCGGCGAAGCACCTGTTTGTGGCGTCGGGACACGGTGACAACAGCTTCCATTTCAACCCCGACTTCCAGGGCATCGTTTCGCTCGACGACATCAACGAATTTATGAGCAAAATCTACCAG